A genome region from Deltaproteobacteria bacterium includes the following:
- a CDS encoding response regulator, with amino-acid sequence MQHPLQIVLVVDDHRDTAEMIAEFLREVGFDSHTANTGLDALRIYDALRPALIITDESLAGTIAGSELVRVLRRKYGPAVGRALFLTGAPDTVSSLPTDVVLEKPVDLETLIAAVRSILGGPPAARESGAAASARR; translated from the coding sequence ATGCAGCATCCTCTGCAAATCGTTCTGGTGGTCGACGACCACAGGGATACGGCCGAGATGATCGCGGAGTTCCTCCGCGAAGTCGGATTCGATTCCCATACCGCAAACACCGGCTTGGATGCCTTGCGCATCTACGACGCGCTGCGGCCCGCCTTGATCATCACCGACGAGTCCCTTGCCGGGACCATCGCGGGCTCGGAGCTTGTCCGCGTCCTCCGGCGCAAGTACGGCCCGGCGGTCGGCCGCGCTCTGTTTCTCACTGGGGCGCCTGACACGGTGAGCTCGCTGCCGACGGACGTCGTACTGGAGAAGCCGGTGGATCTGGAGACCTTGATCGCTGCGGTCCGGTCGATCCTCGGCGGCCCGCCCGCCGCGCGCGAATCGGGAGCGGCTGCCTCGGCTCGTCGTTGA